Proteins from a genomic interval of Mustela lutreola isolate mMusLut2 chromosome 4, mMusLut2.pri, whole genome shotgun sequence:
- the LOC131830244 gene encoding olfactory receptor 13A1-like, with product MRNQTRVTEFILQGFSERPQLHLLYFNLFLCLYATALCGNCLMIVAVAFSSRLHTPMYFFLVNLSVLDIICTCTVVPKLLAILVAEKRSISYRGCMAQMYFLSWSVAGEVLLFTAMAYDRYVAICQPLHYSSMMGPGVCAVLAGAVWGISVLGAGVNACLMLRLNFCGPNVIDHFFCEIPPLLLLSCSSTYVNNIMAVMADIFFAMLNFLLTMVSYGFIIVTILKIRTAEGKQRAFSTCSSHLTVVTLYYSTIIYTYLSPGSSYSPGMGKVMAVLYSTVSPTLNPLIYSLKNKDVTAALRKVLILVVKNL from the coding sequence ATGAGGAATCAGACGCGAGTGACGGAATTCATCCTGCAGGGCTTCTCGGAAAGGCCGCAGCTCCATCTTCTCTACTTcaacctcttcctctgcctctacgCCACGGCCCTCTGTGGCAACTGCCTCATGATTGTGGCCGTCGCCTTCAGCTCCAGGctccacacacccatgtacttcttcctggtCAACCTGTCTGTGCTGGACATCATCTGTACATGCACCGTGGTACCCAAACTGCTCGCGATCCTGGTGGCAGAGAAGAGAAGCATCTCCTACAGAGGCTGCATGGCCCAGATGTACTTCCTGTCGTGGTCAGTGGCCGGGGAGGTGCTGCTCTTCACCGCTATGGCCTATGACCGTTACGTGGCCATCTGCCAGCCACTGCACTATAGCTCCATGATGGGCCCGGGGGTGTGCGCCGTGCTGGCTGGAGCCGTGTGGGGCATCAGCGTGCTAGGAGCTGGCGTCAATGCCTGCCTGATGTTGCGGCTGAACTTCTGCGGCCCCAACGTGATTGATCACTTCTTCTGTGAGATCCCCCCTCTGCTGTTACTCTCCTGCTCCTCCACATATGTGAATAACATCATGGCAGTCATGGCCGACATCTTCTTTGCCATGCTGAACTTCCTGCTCACCATGGTGTCCTATGGCTTCATCATCGTCACCATCCTGAAGATTCGCACAGCCGAGGGGAAGCAGCGAGCCTTCTCTACCTGCTCCTCCCATCTCACCGTGGTCACCTTGTACTACTCCACCATCATCTACACCTATCTGAGCCCCGGCTCCAGCTACTCCCCCGGGATGGGCAAGGTGATGGCTGTACTCTATTCCACGGTGAGCCCCACCTTGAACCCTCTCATCTACAGCCTGAAGAACAAGGATGTCACAGCAGCCCTCAGGAAAGTCTTGATACTCGTGGTCAAAAACCTGTAA